From the genome of Pseudonocardia sp. EC080619-01:
CACGCACGTTGTCGCCCTTGCCCCGCTGGGTGAGCACCTGCGCGGAGTCCTTCAGCGAGTCGATCGTGCGCTCCGGCTTGCGGATCTTCCGGACCCGCAGGTAGCCGAGGAACCCGAACAGCCCGGCGGTGAGCAGCATGACCAGGAAGGTGATCCCGAACCCGGCCGCGCGGTTCAGCCACAGCGACAGGAACTCGGCGAGGGTGAAGAACAGGTAGAACAGGCTGAACAGCCCGATCGCCGCGGCGATCACGAAGAAGACGCTGCCCTGGACGCCCTTCTTGACCTCCGCCGACACCTCGGCCTTGGCGAGCTCCACCTCGGACCGCACCAGGGTGGACAGGTGCGTCGTCACGTCCTTGGCGAGCGCGCCGAGCGACGCGTCACGCGGGCCCGGCTCGGGAGTGAGCGGGATCGAGGGCAGGACGGGCGGAACCTCCGCGTCGCCGGACTGGCTGTTGCTGGCCACCGTCATCCCTCCTGCGCCCTCGCCGACCGGGGCTGTAGTCCCCCGGACGGCCGTCGTTCGGTGAGTCGCCATCGTGCCACGGGGACCCCGGGCCCGCTCGGCTGCGCCACGCCGTCCCCGACCGGAGGATCAGCCCTCACTCGTCCGGACGCCCCCGCAGCTTCTTGATCTGTCCCCGTCGTGTCTTCGCGTCCAGCCTGCGGCGCCTCGATCCCGCCGTCGGACGGGTGGGGCGGCGCGTGCGCGGGCCCGCGGCCGTCGCCTCGCCGAGGACGCCGGCGAGCCGTTGCCGCGCCGCCTCCCGGTTCCGGAGCTGGCTGCGGTGTTCGGCGGCGGTGATCGTGAGGACGCCGTCGACCAGCCGGCCGCCCAGCCGTTGCAGTGCGCGGTCCCGCAGGTCCTCCGGGACGCTCGGCGAGCCCGCGACGTCGAACGACAGCTCCACCCGCGAGTCGGTCGTGTTCACGCCCTGCCCGCCCGGACCGGACGCACGGGAGAAGCGCCAGCGCAGCTCCCGCTCGGGTACGACGAACCCGCGCCGCACCTGCACCCCGCCGTCGTCCACGCCCCCAGTGTGCCGGGAACGCGACGGCCCCCGGACACGCGTCGCGTCCGGGGGCCGTCGTGGCGTCACATCGCCGGGGTCACTCCTCCTTGGAGTCCTTCATCCCGGTGGAGATCAGGTCCATGACCGAGGAGTCGGCCAGCGTCGAGACGTCGCCGACCTCCCGGTTCTCCGCCACGTCGCGCAGCAGCCGGCGCATGATCTTGCCGGACCGGGTCTTCGGGAGCTCCTCGACGACCATGATCTGGCGCGGCTTCGCGATCGGGCCGATCTCCTTGGAGACGTGGTCGCGCAGCGCCTTGATCGCGTCGTCGCCGCCGTCCTTCGCAGCGCTGCCGCGCAGGATGACGAACGCGACGATGCCCTGGCCGGTGGTCTCGTCGGACGCGCCGACGACGGCCGCCTCGGCCACCGTGGGGTGGCTGACCAGCGCCGACTCCACCTCGGTGGTGGAGATGCGGTGGCCGGAGACGTTCATGACGTCGTCGACGCGGCCGAGCAGCCAGATGGCGCCGTCCTCGTCGTACTTGGCGCCGTCACCCGCGAAGTAGTAGCCCTGCTCGGCGAACCGCGACCAGTAGGTGTCCTTGTAGCGCTCGGTGTCGCCCCAGATGCCGCGCAGCATCGCCGGCCACGGCTTGTCGAGCACCAGGTAGCCGCCCTCGCCGTTGCCGACCGGGGTTCCGGAGTCGTCGACGACGGTCGCCGAGATGCCCGGCAGCGACCGCATGGCCGAGCCCGGCTTGGTCGAGGTGACGCCCGGCAGCGGGGCGATCATCTGGGCACCGGTCTCGGTCTGCCACCAGGTGTCGACGATCGGGCAGCGCTCGCCGCCGATCTTCTCCCGGAACCACATCCAGGCCTCCGGGTTGATCGGCTCACCGACCGTGCCGAGGACCTTCAGCGACGACAGGTCGTACTTCGCGGGGATGTCGTCGCCCCACTTCATGAACGTGCGGATCAGGGTGGGTGCGGTGTAGTAGATCGAGAC
Proteins encoded in this window:
- the arfB gene encoding alternative ribosome rescue aminoacyl-tRNA hydrolase ArfB — encoded protein: MDDGGVQVRRGFVVPERELRWRFSRASGPGGQGVNTTDSRVELSFDVAGSPSVPEDLRDRALQRLGGRLVDGVLTITAAEHRSQLRNREAARQRLAGVLGEATAAGPRTRRPTRPTAGSRRRRLDAKTRRGQIKKLRGRPDE
- a CDS encoding phage holin family protein, producing MTVASNSQSGDAEVPPVLPSIPLTPEPGPRDASLGALAKDVTTHLSTLVRSEVELAKAEVSAEVKKGVQGSVFFVIAAAIGLFSLFYLFFTLAEFLSLWLNRAAGFGITFLVMLLTAGLFGFLGYLRVRKIRKPERTIDSLKDSAQVLTQRGKGDNVRELSDGPSGRHSAAG